The segment ATGGTCGTGTTTCGGTCAATTAGCGGTGTTCTCACTCCGCCCATCGTTTCAATGCCGAATGTCAGCGGTGTCACATCGAGCAGGAGAACATCTTTCACGTCACCCTGCAAAACTCCACCTTGGATGGCAGCGCCTAATGCGACCACTTCATCCGGGTTCACTGTGATGTTTGGTTTTTTACCAAAGAATTTTTCCACCGTGGAAAGCACGAGTGGCATCCGAGTCATTCCTCCAACCAAGACAACTTCGTTGATGTCCGAGACAGAAAGTTTCGCATCAGCCAACGCTTTTTTAGTCGGCTCGAGAGTTTTCTGGATCAAATCACCGACTAATTCTTCCAATTTAGAACGAGTCAGTTTCATCACGAGATGTTTTGGACCGTTGGCGTCCGTAGTGATGAACGGTTGATTGATTTCTGATTCCATGGCGGTGGAAAGTTCAATCTTGGCTTTTTCGGCCGCTTCTTTAATTCTCTGCAGAGCCAATGAATCTTTAGAAAGATCAATCGCTTCTTGTTTTTTGAACTCGTCAATGATCCAATTGATGATGATTTGATCGAAGTCATCGCCTCCCAGATGGGTGTCCCCGTTGGTCGATTTCACTTCGACAGTGTCCTCGGACACTTCCAAGATGGAGATATCAAACGTTCCACCTCCCAAGTCATAGACCGCAATTTTCTCGTCTTTTTTCTTGTTGAATCCATAAGCCAAAGCGGCAGCTGTTGGTTCGTTGATGATGCGTCGCACATTGAGGCCAGCAATTTCACCAGCTTCTTTCGTCGCTTTTCTTTGCGCGTCGTCAAAATAGGCAGGAACAGTAATGACCGCTTCCGTGATTTTCTCGCCCAATTTTTCTTCCGCATCGGCTTTCAGTTTGGCCAAAATCATGGCGGAAATTTCTTGCGGGGTATATTCCTTGCCGCCCATCTCTACTTTCACGCCGCCATTAGCTTTCACGATTTTATAGGGCAATAGTTTCAAATCACGTTGCACTTCTTCATCCTCAAACTTGCGCCCAATGAGACGTTTGATGGAATAGAGTGTATTGCCCGGATTGGTCACAGCTTGGCGTTTGGCCAAAAGCCCGACCAAGCGTTCATTGGACTTGGAAATCGCCACCATTGATGGAGTTGTGCGATTGCCCTCTTTGTTTTCGATGATACTTGGTGATCCACCTTCAACCACTGCCATTGCGGAGTTGGTCGTACCAAGATCGATTCCTAATATTTTTGCCATACCCATTGATTAGCAATACTTTGCATCATTTATACTGATGCGAAGTACGCTTTGATTAAATAATTTTTAAACTCACTTAAACTTCAAAATCCAAATTACAAATTACCAATCAATGTCCAATATCAAATGCCTAAATCATAAAAT is part of the Parcubacteria group bacterium genome and harbors:
- the dnaK gene encoding molecular chaperone DnaK produces the protein MAKILGIDLGTTNSAMAVVEGGSPSIIENKEGNRTTPSMVAISKSNERLVGLLAKRQAVTNPGNTLYSIKRLIGRKFEDEEVQRDLKLLPYKIVKANGGVKVEMGGKEYTPQEISAMILAKLKADAEEKLGEKITEAVITVPAYFDDAQRKATKEAGEIAGLNVRRIINEPTAAALAYGFNKKKDEKIAVYDLGGGTFDISILEVSEDTVEVKSTNGDTHLGGDDFDQIIINWIIDEFKKQEAIDLSKDSLALQRIKEAAEKAKIELSTAMESEINQPFITTDANGPKHLVMKLTRSKLEELVGDLIQKTLEPTKKALADAKLSVSDINEVVLVGGMTRMPLVLSTVEKFFGKKPNITVNPDEVVALGAAIQGGVLQGDVKDVLLLDVTPLTFGIETMGGVRTPLIDRNTTIPTSKSQVFSTAADNQPSVEIHVLQGEREMAADNKTLGRFILDGIPPSPRGIPQVEVTFDIDANGILNVKAKDKATNKEQSIRIEASTGLSKDEIEKMKKDAEVHAEEDKKKKEAIEAKNMADTLVYTTEKALRDAGDKITADEKKPVEEKIEALKKVKDGDDSEAIKKATEELSQEAQKIGEKLYKAASAEATAGQGPQATPGGEQPKEGEAPKEEVKDAETKDEPKSEEPKTE